In one Dermacentor variabilis isolate Ectoservices chromosome 4, ASM5094787v1, whole genome shotgun sequence genomic region, the following are encoded:
- the LOC142577833 gene encoding uncharacterized protein LOC142577833 isoform X1 has protein sequence MKFPNVTRMRWQTVVRVLSLMVFAASGICKEVDLGELAKDYINTKIGPDNVESYGLTAEYSYWTGCDERKSKHPITARVTNFSYGKPEHPDLTFRSTVCRDKFSWIFDNFIWSPCVIPVDHVIYGMHNGVPTLLPVQLHLHNRTSIVWEPQKLNMKDGPVTITIVKHSCTFRAQVLFSGWFAYRVKGRAGKDDSCIAESVSMLANSSLGLISTGANNLEYTITGNYTHIMICSPTKPLKNIMECIDTENGAEIKQL, from the exons GTTTTTGCGGCAAGCG GTATTTGTAAGGAGGTGGATTTGGGAGAACTGGCGAAAGATTACATCAACACTAAGATCGGTCCCGATAATGTTGAATCGTACGGTCTCACTGCAGAATATTCCTACTGGACCGGTTGTGACGAACGCAAATCGAA acACCCTATTACGGCAAGAGTAACAAACTTCAGTTATGGTAAACCAGAACACCCAGACCTAACGTTTAGATCTACGGTTTGCCGAGATAAATTTAGCTGGATATTCGATAACTTCATATGGAGTCCTTGTGTGATACCTGTAGACCATGTCATTTACGGTATGCACAATGGCGTCCCAACGCTATTGCCTGTTCAGCTGCACCTGCACAATCGCACGTCAATAGTGTGGGAGCCTCAGAAGTTGAACATGAAGGATGGTCCGGTAACGATAACTATTGTGAAG CATTCCTGTACATTCAGAGCACAGGTGCTCTTCTCTGGCTGGTTCGCGTATAGAGTGAAAGGAAGGGCTGGCAAAGACGATTCCTGCATTGCCGAAAGTGTCAGTATGCTGGCCAACAGCTCCTTGGGACTCATCAGCACAGGCGCCAATAACCTGGAATATACAATCACTGGGAATTATACTCACATTATGATTTGTAGTCCAACCAAACCCCTGAAGAACATTATGGAGTGCATTGATACTGAAAATGGGGCGGAGATTAAGCAGCTATAA